From Cheilinus undulatus linkage group 15, ASM1832078v1, whole genome shotgun sequence:
CCTTTGAATTTCACCATTAGCTAAAGGGTTGACGGTCATTTTATTGTTACCAAAAGTAAAGCGTAGAGCAAGAGCAAAATCCATGAGATGCGAAGTAAGGTCTGTGAATATTTTCACTGCTTGACATACCTCGCACAGCTGCTAGCTAACTTGTAAGCACCGTTAACAGAGAAGATCCACAGTCCACAGCTTGAAGCTAGAATGGCAGAGATGGGCATGCTCTTGTCAATAAATCAATTCTCCAGCTGTGCATGTACACTGGTCCAAGGACCAGTCCAGTTGAAGTGCCTTATTAAGCTATGGCTGTAGCTCAACTTTACTCTGCATATAAATGTACTGATGCTAGGGCTAATTTCTCAAAGTCAGACTAAAGGCTAATTTATGCTTTGAGCAAGGATGTAGATCCATGCGTTTTAACCTTTATCCCCCTCATACTTACAAATTTCTTTTATGTCGGAGTAGGCATTGAAAAATGAATCCACTAGAGGTCGCCGTCTCTCACGGTGCTACTTTGATGCTGCTTTGTCCATCctgtagactgtagaaagaacggTCCgtcctctgctcagctgtgctTTTGTCTGTCTTTACGCCCAGGTGAGAtaacatacatacacacatatgtGCCACTCAATATTCTGCAAATATCCCCTGAGAACATGATcaagttctgtttttttccccaaatgatTCTTCTTCGTTGTGTTCTGCTACTCTTGAACTCTGAACTGTTGGctacattgctcaacactgcccccacagttGGTGGTGGTATTGCAACGTTTGGTCGGTATCTGTTAGCCGAAGAGAACAGACTGGAAACGTACGAAATTAACTCAGATTACAGACAGAAAGGTGAATCCATAGCCTTAGCACAACTAGATAATGCAGTTGGAGATCAGCTGGCTCACTTCAGTCatacacaccagatggatttgtttcacacatccatctgggaaaccttcaatagaaagcatttgggaaagggcagagcctttgagaaaaaaactcggagggtgattggatgaacgatCTGTCCGTCACAtatttacgggccaatcagagcaacaaaacatgtaactTAGTAGGTGTGcgccgctaccaaggagtaaattCCATCAAGAACtacataacgcaaaccatggcgactgtagaaatgtcagtacacgacttttgtcgtttttgaaaagaaaggaactcaatgctgttctttgttcttttaacgaagaaatgtcatcaagttctgataaaactgacgctatagcagcatccacacaaaTCTCTTCCACTATAAATGCACCAGCTGGCTTACTTCACGACTTCGCCACACCGAGAAgcactgcctcttactcctgattggtcctgtcactttcttacagggcccagaTGCAAGAttgatttgccagtgagaaacacgaaaacgggcaaatccatctgctttgcaaggttatctgTTCTGCCCATACTCTCATATGGCGATGAGTGTAAATACACAACAGAGCAGAGGTTGTGTTGTCATCTGCCTTCAAAATTCACCATAAGCTAAGGAGGAAGAGTGCATTGCAAATTTGCTGAAAATGGAAAGAATGAACAGACTGTTTCTAACATTTGTCTatgttttaagcattttttaactAGCTAACATGTTGGAAAGGTCAACCACGACAAGATTCGgaagtaataaaaaatataaaaatcgaTTCATCATTGGTGCTTATTCACAAGAAGTCCAGTTGAATATCCTACTGAAGCGATAACTGTAGGTCAATTTACCcgtgcatgtaaacgtactgactgtATAAAACTTTCTTTAAAACCCTCGGATTTGGCTTGTATTTACTTTAGGCTTACTAGGAATACTAAATCagttattcacattttaaagaggTACAGATTTAATGTTGTATGACACAGTTTACACTCTGATCTTAGAGATTTCATAATATCTGTACAGCATATAATTTCTGCATTAGGTGGTTTTGCATTCTTCTTAACATTGAATGTCATCCTTTTATGTATTATTGCTAAACATGAAAATCAACAATACTTGGTTCAAAATGACTCTGCCTTATCCAATGTTTGTATCATTTTCTATCTTTTTAAGGCGACAACATGTAATATTTTGTAAGTTTGTCTTATTTGGttgaatttttaacttttagtaaCCTGCACATGCTGTAAATCGGTAATGACAATGTTTTAACAGTGCCAAACAtacgtttttgtgttttctatgATATAACCATTAACTATAATTTCTAACAAGAACACTTGAGGTGGGTTGGAACAGGACTGTATCTTGTCACTGTTGTTGTATGTAGTTAAAATTGTTGGAAATTGTTTTGTACATAGTAATataagaagaaataaaacatcaaaataagatATAAGAAGTCttagttgatgtttttgtaTCTTGATTGTTTATGAGACGTCTGCCTCACATCTGTTTTCAGTGATCAGTGTAGGACTGAAGGGGGCAGCAGTTTAACACTAGAGagtcagctgtttctctgtagGCTACTCTAATCTAGTAATATGTGCGAGTGACACAAAATaagcaaacatttaaactttagGTTTTCTGGAATAgattataaattattttctcaTATTAGTGGACACAAAAGAGAATCCAAAAAAGGTAACTAGAGATGCTATAAATGATCTGAAGTCAGCCAAACACTGCAGAGATTTACAGTAAACATCTTACACCACAGCCCTCATCTGCTCCAATGGTACATGGTGAAGGCTGCCTGATGTGGTGTCATGGCTTAAGCACCTTTTAGGATTTGACCTTAATAATGTTTGGTGATCAGAGGTGTTGATCAACCCAGACAGTGAGGTaattcagtaaaaaaaacatctcagcaacataAAGCAATAGTAGGTCTTCTGTCTTTGGCTGTGAAATCATGGTTGTCCCATTACTGGTGGATGAACCTGGGTTAGATTCAGGAACCCCCAAACTCTTGAAAGCTGTCTAATTTACTCAAATGCTTTGGTAATGGTTTGGTATCAAACTTATGGCCCTGTGGCTGACTGCCGACCAGCCCCCcacaacccccaatgggatatGTGATGTAGGAAATGGATGGCTGTATCAAACTTGTGCTAAAGTAGTGGATGCCTttttcttaaaggtcacatattttacccctttaagacaagttcatattggtctcagaggtctgcaaaaaatgcctgtgaagtttgttgctgaaaaatcaTTCCAGTATTGGATTATTGCAtatctaaaaacccctctgtttcagccctgctcagaatgagctgtttctgtgtctgtggctttaaatgttaatgagctgtctgactccgcccctcacaggaaatggatgtgggttattagatgtggctctcctgatcatcCTATCaactggtagctgagaggaggatcaggagagaagggcggaactttcttccaagcagggagggccagctgaacctgggggcggggctatcTCCCCACATGGCATCGTGAGGGTAAATCTGAGAAtgacttgtttcagcacacattttctgaagggggggggggtatttttctgattcttgggaggattgtggacagaccaggctcacatatttttgatagaaaagcctgaaaaagtgatttttgcttAAAATCCGACCTTTAAAACTTCAAtagtttattgtttatttaacattttgacaaaattagGCGGTAAAACTTAGTTTTGTAGCCTACAGCCTGTAAATTTCACCCAATTTACCAATTTCTACTCAGAAAATTTCCCGACTGGCCTGTTCACGCTTGTCCTTTACAGCAGGAAATTTCCCTGCAATTTGGCACCAGTCAGTGGAGGTGTGAGGGAGGGGGAAAATACAAGGGAGCTAGTGGGGAAATTTCAGCGTAAAGGCAGGGTGAAAAACTCttctgtttgtgttcacacatgtAGCTTTCCCACAAGTTTAATGCAACTGTTAATAGGGCTTATGAGGTTATCTTGGAGAGTTTTGACCAAAGTCAGACTTGAGTGTGCACTTACATTATTATGACATCTTTGCAACCTACCACAAAGAGGACTACTTGTGAGGACTACTGGTGAAAACATGGCCAGAGGAAACGTGAACTGTCTCAAGTCAATGGCGTACTTCAGAGAGTTTACAGTAAACACCAGACACTTGCACAGAGCCCTCATCAACACCACAGGCTCATGGCACAGACACACAGTCCCTCTGTCTTGCCACTGAGTTTAGAGCCTCAACACTGCTGAGAGGATACCTCCTAGTTTCATATATTGTGTTAAGAAATGAGGAAACGTCTGATTCaaatatttggctttttgattTCCTCTCTGGGATGGACGTTTGTGCTCTGCACCATGGCCATGGATTTTTGGAGGATCTCCCAAATTGGAGGACAAGGAGGCTCCTTTATCATCAAAGTGGCCTGGTACTGGTCCAACCTGTGGAAGGACTGTTTCACTGATTCTACAGCGGTGACAAACTGTAGAGACTTTCCTGTGCTCTGGAGCGTCACCCGTAAGTGCTCTACATGTTCTTTACTGCaatgatgttttaaaagtaaaagttggaTTAAGTTTCTACGCGCCTAGACACTTTTTTGAAACCAATACAATCTCCATTGTCCTACATCTAGTTCATAAGACAGGGGCTTAAGGAGAGAAACATCCATCAGAGTTTGCAAAGTCCTGCACACACTCTGCTGAAACATTGCAATTTTTGGTGCAATTAAGAAAGTCTGCAGGAGTTTGGTTACAGGTCTAGATCTGATATTTGTGGTATCCTGTCAGCCCTAATCTGGATGACATATTCTGAAAGTTCAGCGAGGTTGGGGTCCCAAATTAAAAACTTGACTTGAGAAAAGTAATGTTATATCTAAAATCTTTATCTGAAAGGTACTGATTCAGCCTTAAGGTCATTTCTGATGATTTAGCTTGTCTTAGATTTTTGCTTATTACAGTAACATTAGCAATCTTGTCATTTTCAGATGTCCGACAGTCTAAACTATGATCACATGACCATGTCTGAACTACAGCTTTTAGTTAGTCTGACAAGTACAGACGCTCACCCCCATGCAGGTTGGAGTGTAGCTGAAAATTTCAATTCCCCTTAAGCATAAAGACTATTTAAGTCACACTTATGGGGAAATACACCTTTTATACAAAAGGGTGGGTGTGGCAAGGCAAAGCAACACGAGCGGAtgacttcagcactgcagaATAGGAGAAGTTCAATgatgtcacctcagattcaacaatgcCATTGAGAGCCTTGGCCACACGCTTTCCTTTTGTAACATTCTACCTTTGTGAGATAGTtggtttttttctgctgttgctgcaattaagacaaaaaacaaatcaaagctaGACGTTGAAAGTGGCTTTAGATCGTCAGTctcacagctgcatccaagactCAAGAGATCAGTAGCaccaaaaaagtagaaatgaaaTTACTGCAGGACTTAcaattcttaaaaatgtttaagtttgtatttttattgaacTGATCATCTTAAGATTGTCGgaattttaaaactcttttaaactcttttaaacttttaaaactaaaacaattttagGCTTTATAAAATTCATACAGTTGTGAATGTGTTTATATCtgagggatatacaatagatgtagaagactgaatcatagctttttaactcaagcattactcagctaagaccacttgtagtttaaatatttgcccttattttgtctttccactaacctgacacaccagatggatttgtttcacacttccgtctgggaaagcttcaataggaaacgtttggaaaaaggcagaggctttgaaaaaaaactcggagtgtgttTGGATGAGAACTCTGTCTGTCACGTCTctacgggtcaatcagagcaacgaaacacGTGACGAGCTGCACGTGCGCAACTACTGAGGAATAaagcgaaacatggcaactgtagacatgcaAGTAGTcgacttctgtcgtttttgaaaagaaaacaactcactgctgttctttgttcttcttttaacaaagaaacgtcaaattctgataaaactgatgctttagcagcatccgcgctaatgtcttccgccataattgcaccggcctcttgctgctgcttgtttgcgtcacgactctgccgcacctgaaagtactgcccctcgacgctgattggtcctgtcactttctaaccgggcccaaatggttcagatgggagctttgcaagatggattcgccagtgaaaaacaaggaaacgggcgtatccatctgctatgcaaggttatctttccaccaaactgtcaaaagtattgatagtggaATCGATAAGTACTCAGATgagcactttcaatgtgctgcatatagaataaaaaaattaaaaagcacctgacaataacaacctttaaaagcctacaaacataaaaatatacttaaacgatgaaaaaatgctgtgattaatcatgattaatcacagcatagtgatgtgattaacttgatttatgttttttaattgagtAACATAACTATTATAAATATTATGATAAATTAAAGGTAAGTATGAGAGTCTCATGTTTTGGTTGTAGAGggatttttgagatttttttataCTTTCCTAAGGTACTAGCTACTAACATGTCactgatttagaaaataaatcatatttagaGATGTATTTAGTTAGAAAAGACAATCATGAACTTTGGTAAATGGGTTAACTCCATCTCTCTGATTCTCCCAGCTTACGTCCAGGGAGTCCGAGGATTATTAATGTGCGGGATAACTCTCGGGTTCTTTGGTGTGGTTCTCTGCTTCCTTGGGATGGAGTGCACTTACATCGGTGGAGCCGATAAACTCAAAGACAAGATGCTTTTGGCAGGATCTGTGTTTCATTTTGCTGGAGGtttgtgcaaaaacacaaatgtttgtgtccATGAATGACAGGAATGTTTTGCCCTCATCATGTCTTAGTATCAACGAAACTCTGTACACAGGCTTGTCAGATATTTCTGCCTACTGCTTATACATCAACAGGATCGCCAGAACGACCTTTGCAGCCTCTGTAGGGCCGGGAGTCTTACGGTACATTACCTCACTCTGATATCAAacattgtttgtgtttatttgtgcttGTTATGtttaaaatctacattttaTCAATTCCAGGTACGACTTAGGACCTCCAATATTTCTTGGCTTGGTGGGTTGTTTTCTCATCTTTTTAGGAGCTTTGTTTTACGCTGTGACTGTCTTCAGAGTAATCTGCCCTGAAAGGTATTTGAATTCATCCAGCCTTCCCATTCTTTCAACAATACCCCTGTACTGAATTTATTTCTTCAATGTCTTACAGTCAAGCTGTGTATGCCTACGGAGGGGGCACATACATGGACCCTCGCTCCAGAGGAAGAACCCTGTACACTGGATACTACAGACCCTCCAGGCTGTACGGGTCCTATATGGGCTCAGGAAGATCCAGCAGCTCCAAGATCTCAAAGCTCTCTCAGACAACACCCACTAAAATCTCAGAAAGAGATGCATTTGTGTAGAATGCATTTGTGCATATTTAATGTAGAGATACAAACATGCTTAGGAGCTCAAATGTTACAGGACTAAGGCTGCAATCACACAGCAGGCCAGAGTGACCAGGATCTGATTGTTTTAAACCAAAATCTGACTTGTTTAAGGCAGTATGATCAGCAGAAATCACattaaaatctgatctttttaAGCCAGATCTGGAGCattttatatgtaaataaattaaagtgaATGGAGAATGtaaacaatctttaaaaaatgcatttcttcAGTAATGATCCACATAATCCACTACAAAGTTACAGACAGTAGATTGtagatattttcattttttacattaacaAACATAAGAACAAAAGATTACATTCAACACCCACCCCGCCCACCGTCTTTCAGACATAACATTAGACACTCTCTTTCAAATATTAATTTGCaagaaaaagaatgaaaatatcCATACATGCATTCACAGTATATATGCTGTGTACAAACCATAtcctaaagcagtgttactcaacaaagctcaaccaaagagccaaattgctgaaaaatacattttgaagaGCCTCAAtctaaggggtgaaaagtgttaaaaaagagATAAAGGGGCAGTTAAAATAAggttaaggtggcaaaatagtcaaaaagcgaccaaaatttggcaaaattgggcgaaaatgggtcaaataggctttaaatggcaaaaatt
This genomic window contains:
- the LOC121522970 gene encoding claudin-10, with the protein product MRKRLIQIFGFLISSLGWTFVLCTMAMDFWRISQIGGQGGSFIIKVAWYWSNLWKDCFTDSTAVTNCRDFPVLWSVTPYVQGVRGLLMCGITLGFFGVVLCFLGMECTYIGGADKLKDKMLLAGSVFHFAGGLSDISAYCLYINRIARTTFAASVGPGVLRYDLGPPIFLGLVGCFLIFLGALFYAVTVFRVICPESQAVYAYGGGTYMDPRSRGRTLYTGYYRPSRLYGSYMGSGRSSSSKISKLSQTTPTKISERDAFV